A region of Lycium barbarum isolate Lr01 chromosome 3, ASM1917538v2, whole genome shotgun sequence DNA encodes the following proteins:
- the LOC132630416 gene encoding uncharacterized protein LOC132630416 translates to MADSTMQSIMIQHSGRWDTSGRYVEFKIEGIQYDSYSNYNGLISTIAAQLGIDTTVQTIMIKYIASDRCPPMIIHNDMGVSIDMASSEHIELLDSCETEIINDPRHEFVVEKQIYKDKETLNAVMRQYAFMKQFQFRVKRSGTKSYHLVCPGDNCSWCLKASSLNESRLFKIRNFFDVHTCLLKDRIYEQRQATSNVVSIIIMDKYEDPKTIYTPKDISRDMRKQHGVTLTYMQAYREKQKAMIMLRGDPTDSYSKIPAYLYILQKTYPGSVVRLEKTEEDRFLYTFVALEACIRGWEYCRPIVVVDGTHLKSTYKGTMLIACTLDPGGSILPLAYGIVDSENDSSWTWFFERFRDAFGERENMCFVSDRHESIWNASAAVYPGLPHYACIWHLWNNLIKQCHRNKEQMRKLYYAMAKAYTLQEFNECMGRMTKIDRKLRRYLFEIGYHKWARIHATVKRTWTQTSNIAKSINNATVNARELPVEKLLDFMRELVERWNATHNEEARNTFTDLTKKYQEIINKNGVRASTEFLHTVIDGVRRFTVCLRARTCTCGRFQLDEIPCGHAMAAIVYRHQHGAEYTSAYYSNKNFLDTYAIPVVPLPCESTWDIPRHVKEEIVLPLDGKRPPGRPATKRMKPFHEGKFKKSTVTCSRCELTLPVVCWWTHWLSLVSNKHQSEPEARAATRFKTPLKPNCMKDVSNMINKLKDS, encoded by the exons ATGGCTGATAGCACAATGCAGTCAATAATGATACAACACAGTGGAAGATGGGACACATCAG GTCGATATGTAGAATTCAAAATTGAAGGAATCCAGTACGATTCATATTCGAACTATAATGGATTGATTTCTACAATTGCTGCTCAACTGGGGATAGATACCACAGTCCAAACCATAATGATTAAATACATTGCTAGTGACCGATGCCCACCAATGATCATACACAACGACATGGGTGTTTCG ATTGATATGGCTTCAAGTGAACATATTGAGTTGTTGGATAGTTGTGAAACTGAAATAATAAATGACCCTCGACATGAATTTGTTGTGGAAAAACAGATTTACAAGGATAAAGAAACACTCAATGCAGTTATGaggcaatatgcctttatgaagCAGTTTCAATTTCGGGTGAAAAGGTCTGGTACAAAAAG CTATCATCTCGTATGCCCTGGTGACAATTGTTCATGGTGTTTAAAGGCCTCAAGTCTAAATGAGTCAAGGCTTTTCAAGATTAGGAATTTCTTTGATGTGCACACATGCTTGTTAAAGGATAGAATTTATGAACAACGTCAAGCAACTTCCAATGTCGTCAGCATTATTATAATGGATAAGTATGAAGATCCAAAAACAATATACACACCCAAGGATATATCTAGGGACATGAGGAAACAACATGGTGTAACATTAACCTACATGCAAGCTTATAGAGAGAAGCAAAAGGCAATGATTATGTTACGAGGGGATCCCACCGACTCGTACAGTAAAATTCCAGCCTACTTATACATTTTACAGAAGACATATCCGGGATCGGTTGTAAGATTGGAAAAAACAGAGGAAGACCGTTTCTTGTATACCTTTGTAGCACTGGAAGCTTGTATTAGAGGATGGGAGTATTGCAGACCTATAGTGGTGGTTGATGGAACCCATCTTAAATCAACTTACAAGGGGACTATGCTAATTGCTTGTACATTGGATCCAGGAG GTAGTATACTGCCGCTTGCATATGGTATAGTTGATTCCGAAAATGATTCATCTTGGACATGGTTCTTTGAGCGGTTCAGGGATGCTTTTGGTGAGAGGGAGAACATGTGCTTTGTGTCGGACAGGCATGAAAGTATATGGAATGCGAGTGCAGCAGTGTACCCTGGGCTGCCTCATTATGCCTGTATTTGGCATTTGTGGAACAATTTAATTAAGCAATGCCACAGAAACAAAGAGCAGATGAGGAAATTATACTATGCAATGGCTAAGGCATACACCCTCCAAGAGTTTAACGAATGCATGGGAAGGATGACCAAAATAGATAGGAAGCTGAGGAGATACTTGTTTGAGATTGGTTATCATAAATGGGCACGGATACATGCAACAGTAAAAAGAACATGGACACAGACTTCAAACATAGCTAAATCTATAAACAATGCTACAGTGAATGCTAGGGAATTGCCGGTGGAAAAATTATTGGATTTCATGAGGGAATTGGTTGAAAGATGGAATGCGACGCACAATGAAGAAGCAAGGAATACATTCACTGATCTTACTAAAAAGTATCAAGAAATTATCAACAAGAATGGG GTACGAGCTTCCACTGAATTTCTACATACAGTGATTGATGGTGTTAGGAGGTTCACAGTGTGTCTTCGAGCTAGGACGTGTACTTGTGGAAGATTTCAACTGGATGAGATACCTTGCGGGCATGCTATGGCTGCTATAGTGTATAGGCACCAACATGGAGCAGAATATACCTCTGCCTACTACAGCAATAAGAATTTCCTAGATACATATGCAATACCAGTTGTGCCTCTTCCATGTGAAAGTACATGGGATATACCGAGGCATGTAAAGGAAGAGATTGTGTTGCCACTAGATGGTAAAAGACCACCAGGAAGACCAGCTACCAAACGAATGAAACCATTTCACGAGGGGAAATTTAAGAAATCAACAGTGACATGCAGCAGATGTG AGCTCACATTACCTGTGGTTTGTTGGTGGACTCACTGGCTTTCACTTGTATCTAATAAGCACCAATCAG AACCTGAAGCAAGAGCAGCTACACGATTCAAAACGCCTCTCAAACCAAATTGTATGAAAGACGTATCCAATATGATTAATAAACTCAAAGATTCATAG
- the LOC132630576 gene encoding probable glutathione S-transferase, giving the protein MAEVKLLGVSLSPFSRRVEWALKIKGVDYEFIEQDLQKKSPLLLESNPIHKKIPVLIHNGKPICESMIIVEYIDETFEGPSILPKDPYDRAIARFWAKFFDEKCLPVLGKAWFGQGEESEKAKEEASELIKILDNELKDKKFFVGDKIGFADMAANLVTYWLGIIEEASGNVLVTSEKFPNFCAWKDNYSNCSQVKEHLPPRDAILAHFKARFQAAADATAPK; this is encoded by the exons ATGGCAGAAGTGAAGTTGCTTGGTGTTTCATTGAGCCCTTTTAGTCGCAGAGTTGAGTGGGCTCTAAAGATTAAGGGTGTTGACTATGAATTTATAGAGCAAGATTTACAAAAGAAGAGCCCTTTACTACTTGAATCCAATCCTATTCACAAGAAAATCCCAGTGCTCATTCACAATGGCAAGCCCATTTGTGAGTCCATGATCATTGTTGAATACATTGATGAGACATTTGAAGGCCCTTCTATCTTACCTAAAGACCCTTATGATCGAGCTATTGCTCGTTTCTGGGCTAAGTTCTTCGATGAGAAG TGCTTGCCAGTACTGGGGAAAGCTTGGTTTGGCCAAGGAGAGGAGTCAGAAAAAGCTAAAGAGGAGGCTAGTGAGCTGATAAAGATTCTTGATAATGAGCTCAAGGACAAAAAGTTCTTTGTGGGCGACAAAATTGGATTTGCTGATATGGCTGCTAATTTGGTGACATATTGGTTGGGAATTATTGAAGAAGCCTCTGGAAACGTTTTGGTGACAAGTGAGAAGTTCCCAAACTTTTGTGCTTGGAAAGATAATTACAGTAACTGCAGCCAAGTCAAGGAACATTTACCTCCAAGAGATGCGATACTTGCCCATTTCAAAGCTCGCTTTCAAGCTGCAGCTGATGCCACTGCTCCCAAATGA